Proteins encoded within one genomic window of Verrucomicrobiia bacterium:
- a CDS encoding glycine--tRNA ligase has translation MSQPDQQKMEKIVALCKRRGFIFQSSEVYGGLNGAWDYGPLGVELKRNVKDYWWRCLVHLRDDIVGLDGAILMNRTVWQASGHEETFTDPMIDCKTCKGRFRADQINETACPQKPSKTVAQCEGQKTEARNFNLMFKTYAGAIESDENLVYLRPETAQAIFVQFRNVLDTSRKKLPFGIAQIGKAFRNEINPRNFTFRSREFEQMELEFFVKADTSEGLKWTDYWLEERLKWYESIGIPRTKIRIYDVPTEKLAHYSKKTYDLEYEFPFGVQELEGIAYRTDYDLKQHMEKSGKPLDYFNEETKERFIPHVVEPSAGVDRTVLALLCEAYDEEEVADEKGNKETRTVLRFVPRMAPIKVGIFPLLKNKQQLVEKAQEVANLLKPHMTVFYDEAGAIGRRYRRQDEIGTPFCVTIDFETIEKTPNTVTIRERDSMKQIRLPISELLAYLTAKL, from the coding sequence ATGTCTCAGCCCGACCAACAAAAAATGGAAAAAATCGTCGCCCTTTGCAAACGGCGCGGCTTCATCTTTCAATCCTCAGAAGTTTACGGAGGCCTCAATGGCGCTTGGGATTACGGTCCCCTGGGCGTCGAACTCAAGCGCAACGTCAAAGATTACTGGTGGCGATGTCTGGTTCATTTACGCGACGACATCGTAGGTCTTGATGGAGCAATCTTAATGAATCGCACAGTCTGGCAAGCTAGCGGCCATGAAGAAACTTTTACTGATCCGATGATCGACTGCAAAACATGCAAAGGCCGCTTTCGTGCGGATCAAATCAATGAAACCGCTTGCCCTCAAAAACCCAGCAAAACCGTCGCTCAATGCGAAGGTCAAAAAACCGAAGCTCGCAATTTTAACCTCATGTTCAAAACTTACGCTGGTGCCATTGAATCAGACGAAAATCTCGTTTATCTTCGACCTGAAACCGCACAAGCCATCTTCGTCCAATTTCGCAACGTTCTGGACACGTCACGGAAAAAACTGCCATTTGGCATCGCGCAAATCGGCAAAGCTTTTCGCAACGAAATTAACCCGCGCAACTTCACTTTTCGATCTCGCGAATTCGAACAAATGGAGCTGGAATTTTTTGTCAAAGCCGACACCTCCGAAGGATTAAAATGGACCGATTACTGGCTTGAGGAACGGTTGAAATGGTATGAATCCATCGGGATCCCACGCACAAAAATTCGCATTTACGATGTGCCAACAGAAAAATTAGCGCACTACTCAAAAAAAACTTACGATCTGGAATACGAATTTCCCTTCGGCGTTCAAGAACTCGAAGGCATCGCCTATCGCACCGATTACGATTTAAAACAACACATGGAAAAAAGTGGCAAACCACTCGACTATTTTAATGAAGAAACCAAGGAACGCTTCATTCCTCACGTCGTTGAACCCAGCGCCGGCGTTGATCGCACTGTTCTTGCTCTGCTTTGCGAAGCTTATGATGAAGAAGAAGTCGCCGATGAAAAAGGCAACAAAGAAACGCGCACCGTTTTGCGATTCGTGCCACGCATGGCTCCTATTAAGGTTGGCATTTTCCCTTTACTAAAAAACAAACAACAACTTGTGGAAAAAGCGCAAGAAGTAGCCAACCTGCTCAAACCACACATGACCGTTTTTTATGATGAAGCAGGCGCGATTGGAAGACGCTATCGTCGTCAGGACGAAATTGGCACCCCATTTTGTGTTACGATCGATTTTGAAACCATTGAAAAAACACCAAACACTGTTACTATTCGCGAACGCGATTCGATGAAGCAAATCCGTTTACCAATAAGCGAGTTACTGGCTTATCTCACTGCAAAACTTTAA
- the trxA gene encoding thioredoxin, whose amino-acid sequence MASDHVLHLNGGNFESEVSGETPVLVDFWAEWCGPCKMIAPLLDEIANESVGKFKIAKVEVDQNQDLAGRYNIRAIPTMLIFKNGQVKEQMVGVVSKKEILGKLTSAAA is encoded by the coding sequence ATGGCTAGTGATCATGTTTTGCATTTAAACGGTGGTAATTTCGAAAGTGAAGTTTCGGGAGAAACACCTGTTTTGGTTGATTTTTGGGCAGAATGGTGTGGTCCTTGTAAAATGATTGCGCCGCTTTTAGATGAAATTGCTAACGAATCAGTAGGCAAATTTAAGATTGCTAAGGTTGAGGTAGATCAAAATCAGGATCTGGCAGGTCGCTATAATATTCGAGCCATTCCTACAATGCTCATTTTTAAGAATGGACAAGTCAAAGAGCAAATGGTGGGCGTCGTTTCCAAAAAGGAAATCCTTGGTAAGTTGACATCGGCTGCGGCTTAA
- the ppdK gene encoding pyruvate, phosphate dikinase: MATKTKKKSTPRTSTTKSKKYVYSFGNGQADGHGKMKELLGGKGANLAEMTRIGLPVPPGFTITTEVCTYYYDHHRSYPAELKSQIEKAVARLEKSLGKQFGNVENPLLVAVRSGARDSMPGMMDTILNLGLNDETVFGLIAKTGNERFAYDCYRRFIQMYGDVVMGVQKREGEEHEPFETVIEDLKEHLFPGKHHVADTELDANALKELVKRFKALVKERTGKAFPSSPWEQLLGAIGAVFGSWNNERAIIYRRKYGIPDEWGTAVNVQAMVFGNMGETSCSGVAFTRDPASGAKVFYGEYLINAQGEDVVAGVRTPDPVATLQVKMPRAHRELEDIRKTLESHFREMQDFEFTVEEGKLYMLQTRNGKRTGLAAVKIAVDMVKEKLLKWEEAIMRVPADSLSHLLAPIFDGKARKNAKAIATGLPAGPGAATGKIIFNANEAEALAHKGQRVLLVRVETSPEDIRGMLAAEGILTARGGVSSHAALVARQMGKVCVCGASALRIDYEKQTLTIGDQVFKKGDFFSIDGTSGEIFVGELPTSASEVVQVLVEKSLKPQQASTYQYFAQLMKWADKTRALRVRTNADTPDQVTTAVAFGAEGIGLCRTEHMFFEGDRIDAVREMILADSKEAREAALKKLLPFQRQDFIGIFKALDGLPATIRLLDPPLHEFLPHDHAQQAALANKLEIPVERIAKRVHELHEFNPMLGHRGCRLGVVYPEISEMQARAIFEAAAEVQKKGTKVRPEIMIPLVGFPKELKLQLAIVRRVAEAVQKEKGIKLHYSVGTMIEIPRACVAAAKIAQDAEFFSFGTNDLTQTALGMSRDDSGSFLPFYQRDEIVKSNPFASIDEEGVGELMKIAIKNGRTTRPDIKLGICGEHGGDPASVKFCHRIGLSYVSCSPYRIPIAQLAAAQAALEKKK; the protein is encoded by the coding sequence ATGGCAACAAAAACTAAAAAGAAATCGACTCCACGCACCTCAACTACCAAATCCAAAAAATACGTTTACAGCTTTGGCAATGGCCAAGCCGATGGCCACGGAAAAATGAAAGAACTCTTAGGTGGTAAAGGCGCTAATCTCGCCGAAATGACCCGCATCGGCCTCCCTGTTCCTCCAGGCTTTACGATCACCACAGAAGTTTGTACTTATTATTATGATCATCATCGTTCTTATCCCGCAGAACTCAAAAGCCAAATTGAAAAAGCCGTAGCACGCCTCGAAAAATCGTTAGGCAAACAATTCGGCAATGTCGAAAATCCTCTCTTAGTTGCCGTGAGATCCGGCGCGCGCGATTCCATGCCAGGCATGATGGACACCATCTTAAACCTAGGATTAAACGATGAAACCGTTTTCGGTCTCATTGCTAAAACAGGCAACGAACGTTTTGCCTACGACTGCTACCGACGCTTCATTCAAATGTATGGCGACGTAGTCATGGGCGTGCAAAAACGCGAAGGTGAAGAACACGAACCCTTCGAAACCGTTATCGAAGATCTCAAAGAACATCTTTTCCCAGGCAAACATCACGTGGCCGACACCGAATTAGATGCCAACGCTTTGAAAGAACTGGTAAAACGGTTCAAAGCTTTAGTCAAAGAACGCACAGGCAAAGCCTTCCCTTCCTCACCCTGGGAACAACTTCTCGGAGCGATCGGAGCAGTTTTCGGCTCTTGGAATAACGAACGCGCAATCATTTACCGTCGTAAATATGGCATTCCTGATGAATGGGGCACCGCAGTCAACGTACAAGCGATGGTCTTTGGAAACATGGGCGAAACCTCTTGTTCCGGTGTCGCTTTCACTCGAGATCCAGCTTCCGGCGCAAAAGTTTTCTATGGAGAATATCTCATCAACGCCCAAGGTGAAGACGTCGTAGCCGGCGTTCGCACACCCGATCCTGTTGCTACCCTTCAAGTCAAAATGCCGCGTGCCCATCGCGAACTAGAAGACATTCGCAAAACACTCGAAAGCCATTTTCGCGAAATGCAAGATTTCGAATTCACTGTGGAAGAAGGAAAACTTTACATGCTGCAAACGCGCAACGGAAAACGCACCGGTCTTGCTGCGGTTAAAATTGCAGTCGATATGGTAAAAGAAAAACTTCTCAAATGGGAAGAAGCTATCATGCGCGTGCCCGCCGATTCATTGAGCCATCTTTTGGCTCCCATTTTTGATGGCAAAGCGCGTAAAAATGCCAAAGCCATCGCCACCGGCTTACCCGCAGGCCCCGGAGCCGCTACAGGTAAAATTATTTTTAATGCTAACGAAGCTGAAGCCCTGGCGCATAAAGGCCAACGCGTATTGCTCGTTCGCGTCGAAACTTCGCCTGAAGATATTCGTGGCATGCTTGCTGCAGAAGGCATCCTGACTGCGCGCGGCGGTGTCAGTTCTCACGCAGCATTAGTTGCCCGTCAAATGGGTAAAGTTTGCGTGTGCGGTGCTTCTGCCTTGCGCATCGATTACGAAAAACAAACCCTCACCATTGGCGATCAAGTTTTCAAAAAAGGCGACTTTTTCTCCATCGACGGCACCAGTGGCGAAATTTTTGTAGGCGAACTCCCTACCTCCGCCTCCGAAGTCGTGCAAGTACTCGTGGAAAAAAGCTTAAAACCGCAACAAGCCTCCACCTACCAATACTTCGCCCAACTCATGAAATGGGCCGACAAAACTCGCGCCTTACGCGTTCGCACCAATGCGGACACGCCCGATCAAGTTACCACCGCCGTGGCTTTCGGAGCAGAAGGCATCGGGCTTTGCCGCACCGAACATATGTTTTTTGAAGGCGATCGCATCGACGCTGTGCGAGAAATGATTCTCGCCGACTCAAAAGAAGCACGTGAAGCCGCTTTGAAAAAATTGTTGCCATTCCAACGCCAAGATTTCATTGGCATTTTCAAAGCGCTAGATGGTTTGCCCGCTACCATTCGACTTTTGGATCCACCATTACACGAATTCTTGCCGCACGATCACGCACAGCAAGCCGCTCTAGCCAATAAATTGGAAATTCCTGTAGAACGCATTGCCAAACGCGTTCATGAACTGCATGAATTCAACCCCATGCTCGGTCATCGCGGCTGTCGACTCGGCGTCGTTTACCCTGAAATTTCTGAGATGCAAGCACGCGCCATTTTTGAAGCGGCGGCAGAAGTTCAGAAAAAAGGAACAAAAGTTCGACCGGAAATCATGATTCCTCTTGTCGGCTTTCCAAAAGAATTAAAACTGCAACTCGCCATTGTTCGTCGCGTGGCTGAAGCCGTGCAAAAAGAAAAAGGCATTAAACTTCATTACTCCGTTGGAACTATGATTGAAATTCCGCGCGCTTGCGTGGCCGCCGCCAAAATCGCCCAAGACGCTGAATTCTTTAGCTTCGGCACCAACGATCTCACCCAAACTGCTTTAGGCATGAGCCGCGACGATTCCGGTTCATTCTTACCTTTTTATCAACGCGACGAAATCGTAAAAAGCAATCCGTTTGCCTCCATTGATGAAGAAGGCGTGGGCGAATTAATGAAAATTGCCATCAAAAACGGTCGCACCACGCGGCCCGACATCAAATTAGGCATCTGCGGCGAACACGGTGGCGATCCGGCATCGGTCAAATTCTGCCATCGCATCGGCCTAAGCTATGTTAGTTGCTCACCTTATCGCATCCCGATTGCGCAATTAGCCGCAGCCCAAGCCGCTTTAGAAAAGAAAAAATAA
- a CDS encoding 1-acyl-sn-glycerol-3-phosphate acyltransferase: MNYALRYHLPAWIGRRLAHAFLQVRVTGKENIPAQSPFLLIANHISHFDPPLLGIVIPHYLAWVVAADLYTNGLLRNFFNYVNAIPINRKMNDRRAVKAILSRVKQNESIGLFPEGGIRYGKDSLLQGAPMNETVGAIAHLTHVPILPALILGSDKLYHYKAWFRKTTVDIAFAPTISPDQFSGSSSEIRQQINSATTQAIQKLFQQTKEKFQLTNYDLPKSVEERWAGL, translated from the coding sequence ATGAATTACGCGCTGCGCTATCATCTTCCCGCTTGGATTGGAAGAAGATTAGCGCACGCTTTTTTACAAGTGCGCGTTACGGGCAAAGAAAATATTCCTGCCCAAAGCCCTTTCCTACTTATTGCTAATCACATTAGCCATTTCGACCCGCCACTGCTTGGAATCGTGATCCCCCACTATCTCGCCTGGGTTGTGGCCGCCGACCTTTATACCAATGGACTGCTTCGAAACTTTTTTAACTATGTTAATGCCATCCCCATCAACCGTAAAATGAACGATCGCCGCGCCGTCAAAGCTATTTTATCGCGCGTAAAACAAAATGAAAGCATTGGACTTTTCCCCGAAGGCGGCATTCGTTACGGCAAAGATTCTTTATTGCAAGGCGCGCCCATGAATGAAACCGTCGGCGCTATCGCTCATTTAACGCATGTTCCCATATTGCCCGCTCTCATTTTAGGTAGTGATAAACTTTATCATTATAAAGCCTGGTTTCGCAAAACAACCGTTGATATTGCATTTGCTCCAACCATTTCACCTGACCAATTTTCCGGTAGTTCCTCAGAAATTCGTCAACAAATCAATAGTGCAACCACACAAGCTATTCAAAAACTTTTCCAACAAACAAAAGAAAAATTTCAACTAACCAATTATGATCTCCCCAAATCCGTAGAGGAACGCTGGGCAGGACTATGA
- a CDS encoding 8-oxo-dGTP diphosphatase produces MDFDWSCWKPKEKAVLCFVVQGDQVLLIHKKRGFGAGKVNGPGGRIDPGETALQAAIRETQEEIGILPKQIDHIGELFFQFHDGYALQCAVFRADAYEGELIETDEALAFWSDISEVPYHRMWADDAHWLPLVFQRQRFEGYFVFDGETLLSKRLDLKS; encoded by the coding sequence ATGGATTTTGATTGGAGTTGTTGGAAACCTAAGGAAAAAGCGGTGCTTTGTTTTGTAGTTCAAGGCGATCAGGTTTTGTTAATTCACAAAAAGCGTGGTTTTGGCGCGGGCAAAGTGAATGGGCCGGGAGGACGCATTGATCCAGGTGAGACGGCGCTCCAAGCTGCGATTCGTGAAACTCAGGAGGAGATTGGAATTTTACCCAAACAGATTGATCATATTGGCGAACTCTTTTTTCAGTTCCATGATGGTTATGCTTTGCAATGCGCTGTTTTTCGAGCAGATGCTTATGAAGGGGAGCTTATCGAAACGGATGAGGCTTTAGCCTTTTGGAGCGACATTTCGGAAGTGCCTTATCATCGCATGTGGGCTGATGATGCGCATTGGTTGCCGCTAGTTTTTCAAAGACAAAGATTTGAAGGTTATTTTGTTTTCGATGGGGAAACTTTGCTAAGTAAACGCTTGGATTTGAAATCATAG
- the argS gene encoding arginine--tRNA ligase produces MSSFLEELSLCLQEILQTSDVALPENFNYWQPCADARFGDYQSNAAMTLSKQAGKNPRELATQIAEAWNAKHERMGQLSVAGGGFINLRLNNDFIVQTFQSYSSAPRVKNKQTLVIDFSAPNVAKAMHVGHIRSTILGDCLARVMRFLGHRVITDNHIGDWGTQFGKLIIGFRKYGSYEKLEQNPIAEMERLYKLAHEASQKDEKILEEARFELKKLQEGDEENLALWEKFRALSHTAFDRIYERLDVRFDHILGESFYNPQLKMVVEDLVARGVAKESEGAICVFFDEPNLKDKPFLIQKSDGAALYATTDIATLFYRVKEFHPDAVWYVTDSRQTLHFQQLFATACRCKVSVGLVHVTFGTILGADKKPLKTREGDPVKLEALLDEAVARALEIVKERRPDLSEKERQNIAEILGIGSVKYADLVQNRHLDYVFDWKKLLAFDGNTAPYVLNAYVRTQSIIRKANEMEVQEGALQDALHPKERELVLLLLQWHAVLEEVALEQRPHHLCFYLYRLASLFHSFFEECPVLKAESAIRAHRLTLCRRVAETLKQGCELLGIRTLERM; encoded by the coding sequence ATGAGTTCTTTTTTGGAGGAGTTAAGTCTTTGCTTGCAAGAAATTTTGCAAACGAGTGATGTTGCATTGCCGGAAAATTTTAATTATTGGCAGCCCTGCGCGGATGCACGTTTTGGTGATTATCAAAGCAATGCAGCGATGACTTTGAGCAAGCAAGCCGGTAAAAATCCTCGGGAATTAGCCACTCAAATCGCTGAAGCGTGGAATGCAAAACATGAAAGAATGGGTCAACTTTCTGTAGCAGGCGGGGGATTTATTAATTTGCGATTGAATAATGATTTTATTGTCCAAACTTTTCAGTCTTATTCTTCAGCGCCACGTGTAAAAAACAAGCAAACCCTTGTGATTGATTTTAGCGCGCCTAATGTGGCTAAGGCGATGCATGTGGGGCATATTCGCTCAACAATTTTGGGAGATTGTTTGGCGCGTGTAATGCGATTTTTAGGTCATCGCGTAATTACGGATAATCATATTGGCGACTGGGGCACACAATTTGGAAAGTTGATTATTGGATTTCGTAAATATGGTTCATATGAAAAGTTAGAGCAGAATCCCATCGCTGAAATGGAGCGGCTTTACAAATTGGCTCATGAAGCGAGCCAAAAAGATGAGAAAATTTTAGAAGAAGCACGTTTTGAATTAAAAAAATTGCAGGAAGGCGACGAAGAAAATCTAGCGCTTTGGGAAAAATTTCGCGCGTTAAGTCATACTGCCTTTGATCGTATTTATGAACGACTTGATGTGCGTTTTGATCATATTTTGGGTGAAAGTTTTTATAATCCGCAACTCAAAATGGTTGTGGAAGATTTGGTTGCTCGTGGCGTTGCAAAGGAAAGTGAAGGCGCTATTTGCGTCTTTTTCGATGAGCCGAATTTGAAAGATAAACCGTTTCTTATCCAAAAATCGGATGGGGCGGCGTTGTATGCGACGACTGATATTGCGACACTTTTTTATCGTGTGAAAGAGTTTCATCCGGATGCCGTTTGGTATGTGACGGATTCGCGGCAAACACTCCATTTTCAACAACTTTTTGCCACGGCGTGTCGATGCAAAGTGAGTGTTGGGCTTGTTCATGTGACGTTTGGCACGATTTTGGGTGCGGATAAAAAACCGTTAAAAACGCGGGAAGGGGATCCGGTAAAGTTGGAGGCATTATTGGATGAAGCAGTTGCGCGTGCTTTGGAAATCGTTAAAGAGCGGCGGCCCGATTTATCGGAGAAAGAGCGACAAAATATCGCAGAAATTTTAGGAATCGGTTCCGTAAAATATGCGGATTTGGTGCAAAATCGGCATTTGGATTATGTTTTTGATTGGAAAAAACTTTTAGCTTTTGATGGCAATACGGCGCCTTATGTTTTGAATGCTTACGTTCGAACGCAATCCATTATCCGTAAAGCCAATGAAATGGAGGTCCAAGAAGGTGCACTTCAAGACGCTTTGCATCCTAAGGAGCGAGAGTTGGTTTTGCTTTTATTGCAGTGGCATGCAGTTTTGGAAGAGGTGGCTTTGGAGCAACGTCCGCACCATCTTTGCTTTTATCTTTATCGTTTGGCGAGTCTATTTCATTCCTTTTTTGAAGAATGTCCGGTTTTGAAAGCGGAGTCTGCCATTCGGGCGCATCGTTTGACGTTATGCCGTCGAGTCGCTGAAACTTTGAAACAAGGTTGTGAACTTTTAGGAATTCGAACCTTGGAAAGGATGTGA
- a CDS encoding PTS sugar transporter subunit IIA has translation MKLSELMPLSHVKANLQAKDRWQAIEELLQVLVGANAVGNDQKEAASKAILARERSMSTGIGGGIAIPHAGVAGLETAVAALGRSEAGIEFESMDGAPVRLVILLLVPQHQTQLHLKTLATLARFLNTKTQRQKLLEADTAEKLEEILEAEKQVDL, from the coding sequence ATGAAATTATCGGAATTAATGCCGCTTTCTCATGTGAAGGCCAATTTGCAAGCCAAAGATCGTTGGCAAGCGATTGAAGAATTGTTGCAGGTATTGGTGGGAGCCAATGCGGTAGGAAACGATCAAAAAGAGGCGGCTTCTAAAGCTATTTTAGCGCGCGAACGTTCTATGAGCACGGGTATTGGTGGTGGTATTGCCATTCCCCATGCAGGTGTTGCTGGATTAGAGACGGCCGTGGCAGCTTTAGGGCGGTCGGAAGCGGGAATTGAATTTGAATCGATGGACGGAGCGCCTGTGCGCTTGGTTATTTTATTGCTAGTGCCTCAGCATCAAACTCAGTTGCACTTGAAAACGTTGGCTACCTTAGCGCGATTTCTTAATACGAAGACTCAACGCCAAAAACTTTTAGAAGCCGACACGGCCGAAAAATTAGAGGAAATTTTGGAAGCAGAGAAACAGGTAGATCTCTAA
- the rpsT gene encoding 30S ribosomal protein S20 encodes MANTKSAAKQARSSLRKRAVNLRRKHTLKKLEKQFRDLVHAKKIEEAKTLFPKVVSTFAKAAKGKTIHRNKASRKQARLSQLIK; translated from the coding sequence ATGGCAAATACAAAATCAGCAGCAAAACAAGCGCGTTCTTCACTTCGAAAACGTGCCGTAAACCTTCGTCGTAAACATACTTTGAAGAAATTGGAAAAACAATTTCGTGACCTGGTTCACGCAAAAAAAATCGAAGAAGCTAAAACACTTTTTCCGAAAGTCGTTTCTACGTTTGCTAAAGCTGCTAAGGGAAAAACGATTCATCGCAATAAAGCCAGCCGCAAACAAGCGCGTCTTAGCCAATTGATTAAATAA
- a CDS encoding polysaccharide deacetylase family protein, which translates to MINPNDSTKISRSLFLKKLGLFALGHSFLAPFVQAENREKDEQETILRGDSLEIPIDKSQPTSELPFILRGPRGNPRIALTFDDGPNPGTTEKILQTLDQHRAKATFFMIGSRVKEYPALAREVRDQGHDIGNHSYTHPLLTRLPKATVYNEVQKTQQVIEDTLHLQSRWFRPPYGAFKASQASIATELKLNIVIWSVDPRDWSRPGANTIHRRIVNHTSGGDIVLCHDIHRQTAEAAPYFIPALIDRGFELVTLSDLLLG; encoded by the coding sequence ATGATTAATCCTAATGATTCGACAAAAATTTCGCGAAGTCTTTTTCTCAAAAAATTAGGTCTTTTCGCTTTAGGCCATTCTTTCCTTGCCCCTTTCGTGCAAGCAGAAAACAGAGAAAAGGATGAACAAGAAACAATACTTCGTGGCGATTCTTTAGAAATTCCCATCGACAAAAGCCAACCCACCTCCGAACTTCCCTTTATCTTGCGCGGCCCACGCGGTAATCCTCGTATCGCTTTAACATTTGACGATGGTCCCAATCCAGGCACAACTGAAAAAATTTTACAAACGCTAGATCAACACCGCGCTAAAGCGACTTTTTTTATGATCGGCAGTCGCGTCAAAGAATACCCAGCCCTAGCACGAGAAGTCCGTGATCAAGGCCACGATATTGGTAATCACTCCTACACTCACCCTCTCCTTACCCGTCTTCCCAAAGCAACAGTTTACAACGAAGTTCAAAAAACCCAACAAGTTATCGAAGACACTTTACATCTTCAATCTCGCTGGTTTCGTCCCCCTTACGGCGCCTTCAAAGCCTCGCAAGCTTCGATTGCTACTGAACTGAAACTAAACATAGTGATTTGGTCCGTGGATCCTCGAGATTGGTCACGACCCGGCGCAAATACTATTCACCGTCGCATTGTTAATCACACCAGTGGTGGCGATATCGTTCTTTGCCACGATATTCATCGGCAAACAGCAGAAGCAGCTCCTTATTTTATTCCTGCACTCATTGATCGCGGTTTTGAATTAGTCACTCTATCCGATTTGCTTTTGGGTTAG
- a CDS encoding nucleotidyltransferase family protein, with protein sequence MRFSSALNQKLSALRRQLPQLSQKYHVKSLSIFGSYAKHTQTKASDIDILVEFNETPTLFEFIKLENQLSRLLKMKVDLVTPKALRPQIGSRILKEIIAV encoded by the coding sequence ATGAGATTTTCTTCAGCACTTAATCAAAAACTTTCCGCATTACGACGGCAACTACCTCAGTTATCTCAAAAATATCACGTGAAATCATTAAGCATTTTTGGCTCGTATGCCAAACACACACAAACCAAAGCCAGTGATATCGACATTTTGGTTGAGTTTAATGAAACTCCAACTCTCTTCGAATTCATCAAGCTTGAAAACCAACTTTCGCGCCTATTAAAAATGAAAGTTGATCTTGTCACCCCCAAAGCACTACGTCCTCAAATCGGTTCCAGAATCTTAAAAGAAATCATAGCCGTGTGA
- a CDS encoding DUF86 domain-containing protein, which produces MSSRIHLDYLNDIWDSIHKIEAFTKKIEEKTFYHDSKTNYAVVRALEIIGEATKQIPHSYRQQHPDIPWKLMAGMRDKLAHDYFGVDLEILWKTVKEDIPKLKHLIRPLMKSKK; this is translated from the coding sequence GTGAGCTCACGAATTCACCTAGATTATTTAAACGATATTTGGGATTCTATTCACAAAATAGAAGCTTTTACTAAAAAGATAGAAGAAAAAACTTTTTATCACGATAGCAAAACCAATTACGCTGTAGTTCGCGCCCTGGAAATCATAGGCGAAGCAACCAAACAAATTCCTCATTCCTACCGTCAACAACATCCAGATATTCCTTGGAAATTAATGGCTGGCATGCGTGATAAACTTGCTCACGATTATTTCGGAGTAGATTTGGAAATCCTATGGAAAACAGTCAAAGAAGATATTCCAAAACTCAAACACCTGATTCGCCCCTTAATGAAATCAAAAAAATAA
- the lipA gene encoding lipoyl synthase → MLTKAQSEMVKPGRKPDWFRLKLPTSPQYQQTTDLIRDLKLHTVCESARCPNRWECWSRGTATFMVAGDRCTRNCGFCSVATAKPFALEADEPMRVAEAVARLHLRHVVITMVARDDLKDGAAAHVAETVQAVREKNPGIIIEVLTSDFQGEEEDIAKVVRVKPDIFNHNLETVERLTSHVRARATYHRSLEVLKFIKTLAPGMITKSGLMLGLGESDVEIMASLQDLRRVNCDLVTLGQYLQPTPQHLPVARWVTPQEFEQWADYAKNIGFKNVASGPLVRSSYYADAVDLEVLKSI, encoded by the coding sequence ATGTTGACAAAAGCTCAGTCAGAGATGGTAAAGCCGGGACGAAAACCGGATTGGTTTCGTCTTAAATTACCGACTTCGCCTCAGTATCAACAAACGACAGATTTGATTCGCGATTTAAAACTTCATACGGTTTGCGAAAGTGCGCGTTGTCCGAATCGTTGGGAATGTTGGAGTCGTGGAACAGCCACTTTTATGGTGGCGGGTGACCGTTGCACGCGTAATTGCGGATTTTGTTCGGTGGCCACCGCCAAACCGTTTGCTTTGGAGGCAGACGAGCCGATGCGTGTTGCCGAGGCGGTGGCACGATTGCATTTGCGGCATGTGGTGATTACAATGGTTGCGCGTGATGACTTAAAAGACGGAGCGGCTGCGCATGTTGCGGAAACGGTGCAAGCGGTTCGGGAAAAAAATCCTGGGATTATTATTGAGGTGTTAACGAGCGATTTTCAGGGCGAAGAGGAAGATATTGCGAAAGTGGTAAGGGTTAAGCCTGATATTTTTAATCATAATTTAGAAACGGTGGAACGATTAACATCTCATGTTCGCGCGCGAGCGACTTACCATCGTTCGCTGGAGGTTTTGAAGTTTATTAAAACGTTGGCGCCTGGGATGATTACGAAATCGGGTTTGATGTTGGGATTGGGAGAGTCAGACGTTGAAATTATGGCTTCGTTGCAAGATTTACGTAGAGTGAATTGTGATTTGGTGACTTTGGGACAATATTTGCAACCTACCCCGCAGCATTTACCTGTAGCGCGTTGGGTGACTCCGCAAGAATTTGAGCAATGGGCCGATTACGCAAAAAATATTGGCTTTAAAAATGTGGCTTCGGGGCCGCTTGTGAGAAGTTCTTATTACGCGGATGCAGTGGATTTGGAAGTGTTGAAATCGATTTAA